ACACGTTACGTCGGATGTGTTTTGAGCGGGGTATCGAGTACAAAGTGGTGAAGAACAGCTTCATCAAAAAAGCACTCGAACCGCTTGCAACGTATTATACGCCGTTCAACGAGACGGTGCTGCATGGTCAGTCGGCGGTGATGTTTCACCCTGAGAATGGCAAAGCACCGGCGCAGCTTATCAAAGAGTTTCGTAAGACAAATGATAAACTGAAACTGAAGGCTGCTTCTATTGATTACAGCCTGTTTATTGGCGCCGACCAGCTTGATACGCTCATCGCACTGAAGAGCAAGCAAGAGCTTATTGGCGAAATTATCGGTCTGCTGCAATCACCAGCCAAGAATGTTATCTCGGCTCTGCAAGGTGGTGGCAACAAACTGGCCGGTATCCTCAAAACGCTGTCGGAGCGCGAGGAAGCAGCATAGCTGTAACGCGGGGGAAACCCGCAATCTTCGACAAAAAAGCGGGTTTATACCTGCATTACACAAACAATTGTATCACAATCAAATTAAGAAAATACTACAATGGCAGATTTGAAAGCGTTCGCTGAGCAGCTTGTAGGCCTTACGGTTAAAGAAGTAAACGAACTGGCTGCTATCCTGAAGGATGAATACGGAATTGAGCCAGCAGCCGCTGCTCCCGTAATGGTAGCTGGTGGTGCCGCAGGTGGTGGCGATGCTGCTCCGGCAGTAGCTGAAAAAACGTCGTTCGACGTAATTCTGAAGTCGGCTGGTGCTGCTAAACTGGCTGTCGTTAAATTGGTTAAAGACCTGACCGGTCTGGGCCTGAAAGAAGCTAAAGAACTGGTAGACGGTGCTCCGAA
This window of the Spirosoma aerolatum genome carries:
- the rplJ gene encoding 50S ribosomal protein L10, with product MKREEKGAIIEELAEKFQTVPFFYITEANGMTVAEVNTLRRMCFERGIEYKVVKNSFIKKALEPLATYYTPFNETVLHGQSAVMFHPENGKAPAQLIKEFRKTNDKLKLKAASIDYSLFIGADQLDTLIALKSKQELIGEIIGLLQSPAKNVISALQGGGNKLAGILKTLSEREEAA
- the rplL gene encoding 50S ribosomal protein L7/L12, which produces MADLKAFAEQLVGLTVKEVNELAAILKDEYGIEPAAAAPVMVAGGAAGGGDAAPAVAEKTSFDVILKSAGAAKLAVVKLVKDLTGLGLKEAKELVDGAPKPVKEGVAKDEAEALRKQLEEAGAEVEVK